One Aegilops tauschii subsp. strangulata cultivar AL8/78 chromosome 7, Aet v6.0, whole genome shotgun sequence genomic window carries:
- the LOC141027466 gene encoding uncharacterized protein, with protein MGRSKGAAARKAIAPKVDADVPRHWPSLLPELMADIHDRLGFLDRIAFAAVFAASCDDDDVFKPSSPWLLLPGKNEENPAAATLFSVADRRAATVRAPYPALRDDHLVLGSSRGWLATADDQVNPATGEQHTLPDITTMGVFLHTPYEEFIVNIWRFMAIQFGLGPSFINDSLRRLVHGTHVLTADEMRTSFYRKVFLSPASPRRPGSYGTAMLILGPDFGAPAFATAEDAVWMLAPSHDGVEDAIHHNGWFLSVSYSGVVEAWQRDTESGGYTSTAVTPRLTIEEGARRAIASTWRLLPVGG; from the coding sequence ATGGGCAGAAGCAAGGGCGCCGCCGCTAGGAAAGCGATCGCCCCCAAGGTTGATGCCGACGTTCCCAGACACTGGCCCAGCCTCCTGCCGGAGCTGATGGCGGACATCCACGACCGCCTGGGATTCCTCGATCGCATTGCCTTCGCCGCGGTCTTCGCCGCATCTTGCGACGACGACGATGTTTTCAAGCCGTCGTCCCCGTGGCTCCTCCTCCCCGGCAAGAACGAGGAGAACCCAGCGGCCGCCACGCTCTTCTCCGTCGCCGATCGGCGCGCAGCCACGGTGCGTGCACCGTACCCTGCGCTGCGCGACGACCACCTCGTCCTCGGCTCCTCCCGTGGATGGCTCGCCACGGCCGACGACCAAGTCAACCCCGCCACCGGCGAGCAGCACACGCTCCCGGACATCACCACCATGGGCGTCTTCCTCCACACGCCCTACGAGGAGTTCATCGTGAACATATGGCGCTTCATGGCCATCCAATTCGGCTTAGGGCCGTCGTTCATTAATGATTCCTTGAGGCGTCTGGTGCACGGGACGCACGTGTTGACCGCCGACGAAATGCGTACGTCGTTCTACCGGAAGGTTTTCCTCTCGCCGGCCTCCCCGCGCCGCCCCGGCAGCTATGGTACGGCCATGCTGATCCTGGGCCCGGATTTCGGCGCCCCGGCCTTCGCCACGGCGGAGGACGCTGTGTGGATGCTGGCGCCATCGCACGACGGCGTGGAGGACGCTATCCACCACAACGGCTGGTTCCTCTCCGTCTCCTACTCCGGTGTCGTGGAGGCGTGGCAACGTGACACTGAGTCAGGCGGTTACACAAGCACGGCTGTCACGCCAAGGCTGACCATTGAGGAAGGCGCCCGCCGTGCCATCGCAAGTACCTGGCGACTACTCCCGGTGGGCGGCTGA